The proteins below are encoded in one region of Xenopus laevis strain J_2021 chromosome 8L, Xenopus_laevis_v10.1, whole genome shotgun sequence:
- the sh3glb2.L gene encoding SH3 domain containing GRB2 like, endophilin B2 L homeolog isoform X3 encodes MDFSVKKLASDAGVFFSRAVQFTQENLGQAEKTELDAHFENLLTRADNTKNWTEKILHQTEVLLQPSPSARVEEFLYEKLDRKAPSRVTTAELLGQYMTEAANDFGPSTPYGQTLIKVGETQKHLGAAERDFIHSSSINFLTPLRNFLEGDWKTIAKERRILQNRRLDLDACKARLKKSKAAEAKAAALPDFQETRPRNYILSASASALWSDEVDKAEHELRVAQTEFDRQAEVTRLLLEGISSTHVNHLRCLHEFAEAQATYFAQSYQYMLDLQKQLGRFPVGNTDPASQPLSSSPPPATLPVLQVASSNPGEVPLNPVEVTPPVSGTRKARVLYDYEAADITELALFADELITVYSLPGMDPDWLVGERGNKKGKVPVTYLELLS; translated from the exons TTCACACAAGAGAACCTGGGCCAGGCAGAGAAGACTGAGCTGGACGCACATTTTGAGAACCTCTTGACCAGAGCCGACAACACTAAGAACTGGACTGAGAAGATCCTACATCAGACAGAGGTGCTCCTGCAGCCCAGTCCTA GTGCTCGAGTAGAAGAGTTCTTGTATGAGAAGCTAGACAGGAAGGCACCTTCCCGGGTCACCACTGCAGAACTCTTGGGTCAATACATGACTGAAGCAGCCAATGACTTTGGACCAAGTACACCGTATG GACAAACGCTCATCAAAGTCGGAGAGACccagaaacatttaggggccgcaGAGCGAGACTTCATCCACTCGTCCTCTATCAATTTCCTCACCCCGCTGCGGAATTTCCTGGAGGGAGACTGGAAAACCATTGCT AAGGAGAGAAGAATCCTGCAGAACCGTCGTCTAGATCTGGACGCCTGCAAAGCGCGACTGAAGAAGTCCAAGGCAGCAGAGGCCAAAGCAGCG GCTTTGCCTGATTTTCAGGAGACCCGACCTCGTAATTACATACTGTCGGCCAGTGCATCAGCG CTTTGGAGTGACGAGGTAGACAAG GCAGAGCATGAGCTGAGAGTGGCCCAAACAGAGTTCGACCGGCAGGCGGAAGTCACCAGGCTGCTCTTGGAAGGCATCAGCAGCACCCAC GTGAACCATCTGCGCTGCCTCCATGAATTTGCAGAGGCCCAGGCCACTTACTTTGCTCAGTCCTACCAGTACATGTTGGATCTGCAGAAACAGCTTGGCAG GTTTCCAGTGGGTAACACAGATCCCGCCTCTCAACCGCTCAGCTCCTCCCCCCCACCCGCCACTCTTCCTGTCCTCCAAGTGGCCAGTTCCAACCCTGGGGAGGTGCCTCTGAACCCAGTGGAAGTCACGCCCCCTGTGAGCGGCACACGGAAAGCGCGAGTGCTGTATGATTATGAAGCGGCCGATATCACGGAGCTTGCTCTTTTTGCAGACGAG CTTATCACAGTTTACAGTCTCCCTGGCATGGACCCCGACTGGCTTGTAGGTGAACGGGGAAACAAGAAGGGCAAAGTTCCGGTCACTTACCTGGAGCTCCTCAGCTAA
- the sh3glb2.L gene encoding SH3 domain containing GRB2 like, endophilin B2 L homeolog isoform X5, whose product MDFSVKKLASDAGVFFSRAVQFTQENLGQAEKTELDAHFENLLTRADNTKNWTEKILHQTEVLLQPSPSARVEEFLYEKLDRKAPSRVTTAELLGQYMTEAANDFGPSTPYGQTLIKVGETQKHLGAAERDFIHSSSINFLTPLRNFLEGDWKTIAKERRILQNRRLDLDACKARLKKSKAAEAKAALWSDEVDKAEHELRVAQTEFDRQAEVTRLLLEGISSTHVNHLRCLHEFAEAQATYFAQSYQYMLDLQKQLGSSRAELFPVGNTDPASQPLSSSPPPATLPVLQVASSNPGEVPLNPVEVTPPVSGTRKARVLYDYEAADITELALFADELITVYSLPGMDPDWLVGERGNKKGKVPVTYLELLS is encoded by the exons TTCACACAAGAGAACCTGGGCCAGGCAGAGAAGACTGAGCTGGACGCACATTTTGAGAACCTCTTGACCAGAGCCGACAACACTAAGAACTGGACTGAGAAGATCCTACATCAGACAGAGGTGCTCCTGCAGCCCAGTCCTA GTGCTCGAGTAGAAGAGTTCTTGTATGAGAAGCTAGACAGGAAGGCACCTTCCCGGGTCACCACTGCAGAACTCTTGGGTCAATACATGACTGAAGCAGCCAATGACTTTGGACCAAGTACACCGTATG GACAAACGCTCATCAAAGTCGGAGAGACccagaaacatttaggggccgcaGAGCGAGACTTCATCCACTCGTCCTCTATCAATTTCCTCACCCCGCTGCGGAATTTCCTGGAGGGAGACTGGAAAACCATTGCT AAGGAGAGAAGAATCCTGCAGAACCGTCGTCTAGATCTGGACGCCTGCAAAGCGCGACTGAAGAAGTCCAAGGCAGCAGAGGCCAAAGCAGCG CTTTGGAGTGACGAGGTAGACAAG GCAGAGCATGAGCTGAGAGTGGCCCAAACAGAGTTCGACCGGCAGGCGGAAGTCACCAGGCTGCTCTTGGAAGGCATCAGCAGCACCCAC GTGAACCATCTGCGCTGCCTCCATGAATTTGCAGAGGCCCAGGCCACTTACTTTGCTCAGTCCTACCAGTACATGTTGGATCTGCAGAAACAGCTTGGCAG TTCCAGGGCAGAATT GTTTCCAGTGGGTAACACAGATCCCGCCTCTCAACCGCTCAGCTCCTCCCCCCCACCCGCCACTCTTCCTGTCCTCCAAGTGGCCAGTTCCAACCCTGGGGAGGTGCCTCTGAACCCAGTGGAAGTCACGCCCCCTGTGAGCGGCACACGGAAAGCGCGAGTGCTGTATGATTATGAAGCGGCCGATATCACGGAGCTTGCTCTTTTTGCAGACGAG CTTATCACAGTTTACAGTCTCCCTGGCATGGACCCCGACTGGCTTGTAGGTGAACGGGGAAACAAGAAGGGCAAAGTTCCGGTCACTTACCTGGAGCTCCTCAGCTAA
- the sh3glb2.L gene encoding SH3 domain containing GRB2 like, endophilin B2 L homeolog isoform X6: MDFSVKKLASDAGVFFSRAVQFTQENLGQAEKTELDAHFENLLTRADNTKNWTEKILHQTEVLLQPSPSARVEEFLYEKLDRKAPSRVTTAELLGQYMTEAANDFGPSTPYGQTLIKVGETQKHLGAAERDFIHSSSINFLTPLRNFLEGDWKTIAKERRILQNRRLDLDACKARLKKSKAAEAKAAAEHELRVAQTEFDRQAEVTRLLLEGISSTHVNHLRCLHEFAEAQATYFAQSYQYMLDLQKQLGSSRAELFPVGNTDPASQPLSSSPPPATLPVLQVASSNPGEVPLNPVEVTPPVSGTRKARVLYDYEAADITELALFADELITVYSLPGMDPDWLVGERGNKKGKVPVTYLELLS, translated from the exons TTCACACAAGAGAACCTGGGCCAGGCAGAGAAGACTGAGCTGGACGCACATTTTGAGAACCTCTTGACCAGAGCCGACAACACTAAGAACTGGACTGAGAAGATCCTACATCAGACAGAGGTGCTCCTGCAGCCCAGTCCTA GTGCTCGAGTAGAAGAGTTCTTGTATGAGAAGCTAGACAGGAAGGCACCTTCCCGGGTCACCACTGCAGAACTCTTGGGTCAATACATGACTGAAGCAGCCAATGACTTTGGACCAAGTACACCGTATG GACAAACGCTCATCAAAGTCGGAGAGACccagaaacatttaggggccgcaGAGCGAGACTTCATCCACTCGTCCTCTATCAATTTCCTCACCCCGCTGCGGAATTTCCTGGAGGGAGACTGGAAAACCATTGCT AAGGAGAGAAGAATCCTGCAGAACCGTCGTCTAGATCTGGACGCCTGCAAAGCGCGACTGAAGAAGTCCAAGGCAGCAGAGGCCAAAGCAGCG GCAGAGCATGAGCTGAGAGTGGCCCAAACAGAGTTCGACCGGCAGGCGGAAGTCACCAGGCTGCTCTTGGAAGGCATCAGCAGCACCCAC GTGAACCATCTGCGCTGCCTCCATGAATTTGCAGAGGCCCAGGCCACTTACTTTGCTCAGTCCTACCAGTACATGTTGGATCTGCAGAAACAGCTTGGCAG TTCCAGGGCAGAATT GTTTCCAGTGGGTAACACAGATCCCGCCTCTCAACCGCTCAGCTCCTCCCCCCCACCCGCCACTCTTCCTGTCCTCCAAGTGGCCAGTTCCAACCCTGGGGAGGTGCCTCTGAACCCAGTGGAAGTCACGCCCCCTGTGAGCGGCACACGGAAAGCGCGAGTGCTGTATGATTATGAAGCGGCCGATATCACGGAGCTTGCTCTTTTTGCAGACGAG CTTATCACAGTTTACAGTCTCCCTGGCATGGACCCCGACTGGCTTGTAGGTGAACGGGGAAACAAGAAGGGCAAAGTTCCGGTCACTTACCTGGAGCTCCTCAGCTAA
- the sh3glb2.L gene encoding SH3 domain containing GRB2 like, endophilin B2 L homeolog isoform X4 has protein sequence MDFSVKKLASDAGVFFSRAVQFTQENLGQAEKTELDAHFENLLTRADNTKNWTEKILHQTEVLLQPSPSARVEEFLYEKLDRKAPSRVTTAELLGQYMTEAANDFGPSTPYGQTLIKVGETQKHLGAAERDFIHSSSINFLTPLRNFLEGDWKTIAKERRILQNRRLDLDACKARLKKSKAAEAKAALEGDLWSDEVDKAEHELRVAQTEFDRQAEVTRLLLEGISSTHVNHLRCLHEFAEAQATYFAQSYQYMLDLQKQLGSSRAELFPVGNTDPASQPLSSSPPPATLPVLQVASSNPGEVPLNPVEVTPPVSGTRKARVLYDYEAADITELALFADELITVYSLPGMDPDWLVGERGNKKGKVPVTYLELLS, from the exons TTCACACAAGAGAACCTGGGCCAGGCAGAGAAGACTGAGCTGGACGCACATTTTGAGAACCTCTTGACCAGAGCCGACAACACTAAGAACTGGACTGAGAAGATCCTACATCAGACAGAGGTGCTCCTGCAGCCCAGTCCTA GTGCTCGAGTAGAAGAGTTCTTGTATGAGAAGCTAGACAGGAAGGCACCTTCCCGGGTCACCACTGCAGAACTCTTGGGTCAATACATGACTGAAGCAGCCAATGACTTTGGACCAAGTACACCGTATG GACAAACGCTCATCAAAGTCGGAGAGACccagaaacatttaggggccgcaGAGCGAGACTTCATCCACTCGTCCTCTATCAATTTCCTCACCCCGCTGCGGAATTTCCTGGAGGGAGACTGGAAAACCATTGCT AAGGAGAGAAGAATCCTGCAGAACCGTCGTCTAGATCTGGACGCCTGCAAAGCGCGACTGAAGAAGTCCAAGGCAGCAGAGGCCAAAGCAGCG TTGGAGGGGGAT CTTTGGAGTGACGAGGTAGACAAG GCAGAGCATGAGCTGAGAGTGGCCCAAACAGAGTTCGACCGGCAGGCGGAAGTCACCAGGCTGCTCTTGGAAGGCATCAGCAGCACCCAC GTGAACCATCTGCGCTGCCTCCATGAATTTGCAGAGGCCCAGGCCACTTACTTTGCTCAGTCCTACCAGTACATGTTGGATCTGCAGAAACAGCTTGGCAG TTCCAGGGCAGAATT GTTTCCAGTGGGTAACACAGATCCCGCCTCTCAACCGCTCAGCTCCTCCCCCCCACCCGCCACTCTTCCTGTCCTCCAAGTGGCCAGTTCCAACCCTGGGGAGGTGCCTCTGAACCCAGTGGAAGTCACGCCCCCTGTGAGCGGCACACGGAAAGCGCGAGTGCTGTATGATTATGAAGCGGCCGATATCACGGAGCTTGCTCTTTTTGCAGACGAG CTTATCACAGTTTACAGTCTCCCTGGCATGGACCCCGACTGGCTTGTAGGTGAACGGGGAAACAAGAAGGGCAAAGTTCCGGTCACTTACCTGGAGCTCCTCAGCTAA
- the sh3glb2.L gene encoding SH3 domain containing GRB2 like, endophilin B2 L homeolog isoform X2, producing the protein MDFSVKKLASDAGVFFSRAVQFTQENLGQAEKTELDAHFENLLTRADNTKNWTEKILHQTEVLLQPSPSARVEEFLYEKLDRKAPSRVTTAELLGQYMTEAANDFGPSTPYGQTLIKVGETQKHLGAAERDFIHSSSINFLTPLRNFLEGDWKTIAKERRILQNRRLDLDACKARLKKSKAAEAKAALEGDALPDFQETRPRNYILSASASALWSDEVDKAEHELRVAQTEFDRQAEVTRLLLEGISSTHVNHLRCLHEFAEAQATYFAQSYQYMLDLQKQLGRFPVGNTDPASQPLSSSPPPATLPVLQVASSNPGEVPLNPVEVTPPVSGTRKARVLYDYEAADITELALFADELITVYSLPGMDPDWLVGERGNKKGKVPVTYLELLS; encoded by the exons TTCACACAAGAGAACCTGGGCCAGGCAGAGAAGACTGAGCTGGACGCACATTTTGAGAACCTCTTGACCAGAGCCGACAACACTAAGAACTGGACTGAGAAGATCCTACATCAGACAGAGGTGCTCCTGCAGCCCAGTCCTA GTGCTCGAGTAGAAGAGTTCTTGTATGAGAAGCTAGACAGGAAGGCACCTTCCCGGGTCACCACTGCAGAACTCTTGGGTCAATACATGACTGAAGCAGCCAATGACTTTGGACCAAGTACACCGTATG GACAAACGCTCATCAAAGTCGGAGAGACccagaaacatttaggggccgcaGAGCGAGACTTCATCCACTCGTCCTCTATCAATTTCCTCACCCCGCTGCGGAATTTCCTGGAGGGAGACTGGAAAACCATTGCT AAGGAGAGAAGAATCCTGCAGAACCGTCGTCTAGATCTGGACGCCTGCAAAGCGCGACTGAAGAAGTCCAAGGCAGCAGAGGCCAAAGCAGCG TTGGAGGGGGAT GCTTTGCCTGATTTTCAGGAGACCCGACCTCGTAATTACATACTGTCGGCCAGTGCATCAGCG CTTTGGAGTGACGAGGTAGACAAG GCAGAGCATGAGCTGAGAGTGGCCCAAACAGAGTTCGACCGGCAGGCGGAAGTCACCAGGCTGCTCTTGGAAGGCATCAGCAGCACCCAC GTGAACCATCTGCGCTGCCTCCATGAATTTGCAGAGGCCCAGGCCACTTACTTTGCTCAGTCCTACCAGTACATGTTGGATCTGCAGAAACAGCTTGGCAG GTTTCCAGTGGGTAACACAGATCCCGCCTCTCAACCGCTCAGCTCCTCCCCCCCACCCGCCACTCTTCCTGTCCTCCAAGTGGCCAGTTCCAACCCTGGGGAGGTGCCTCTGAACCCAGTGGAAGTCACGCCCCCTGTGAGCGGCACACGGAAAGCGCGAGTGCTGTATGATTATGAAGCGGCCGATATCACGGAGCTTGCTCTTTTTGCAGACGAG CTTATCACAGTTTACAGTCTCCCTGGCATGGACCCCGACTGGCTTGTAGGTGAACGGGGAAACAAGAAGGGCAAAGTTCCGGTCACTTACCTGGAGCTCCTCAGCTAA
- the sh3glb2.L gene encoding SH3 domain containing GRB2 like, endophilin B2 L homeolog (The RefSeq protein has 1 substitution compared to this genomic sequence): MDFSVKKLASDAGVFFSRAVQFTQENLGQAEKTELDAHFENLLTRADNTKNWTEKILHQTEVLLQPSPSARVEEFLYEKLDRKAPSRVTTAELLGQYMTEAANDFGPSTPYGQTLIKVGDTQKHLGAAERDFIHSSSINFLTPLRNFLEGDWKTIAKERRILQNRRLDLDACKARLKKSKAAEAKAALEGDALPDFQETRPRNYILSASASALWSDEVDKAEHELRVAQTEFDRQAEVTRLLLEGISSTHVNHLRCLHEFAEAQATYFAQSYQYMLDLQKQLGSSRAELFPVGNTDPASQPLSSSPPPATLPVLQVASSNPGEVPLNPVEVTPPVSGTRKARVLYDYEAADITELALFADELITVYSLPGMDPDWLVGERGNKKGKVPVTYLELLS, translated from the exons TTCACACAAGAGAACCTGGGCCAGGCAGAGAAGACTGAGCTGGACGCACATTTTGAGAACCTCTTGACCAGAGCCGACAACACTAAGAACTGGACTGAGAAGATCCTACATCAGACAGAGGTGCTCCTGCAGCCCAGTCCTA GTGCTCGAGTAGAAGAGTTCTTGTATGAGAAGCTAGACAGGAAGGCACCTTCCCGGGTCACCACTGCAGAACTCTTGGGTCAATACATGACTGAAGCAGCCAATGACTTTGGACCAAGTACACCGTATG GACAAACGCTCATCAAAGTCGGAGAGACccagaaacatttaggggccgcaGAGCGAGACTTCATCCACTCGTCCTCTATCAATTTCCTCACCCCGCTGCGGAATTTCCTGGAGGGAGACTGGAAAACCATTGCT AAGGAGAGAAGAATCCTGCAGAACCGTCGTCTAGATCTGGACGCCTGCAAAGCGCGACTGAAGAAGTCCAAGGCAGCAGAGGCCAAAGCAGCG TTGGAGGGGGAT GCTTTGCCTGATTTTCAGGAGACCCGACCTCGTAATTACATACTGTCGGCCAGTGCATCAGCG CTTTGGAGTGACGAGGTAGACAAG GCAGAGCATGAGCTGAGAGTGGCCCAAACAGAGTTCGACCGGCAGGCGGAAGTCACCAGGCTGCTCTTGGAAGGCATCAGCAGCACCCAC GTGAACCATCTGCGCTGCCTCCATGAATTTGCAGAGGCCCAGGCCACTTACTTTGCTCAGTCCTACCAGTACATGTTGGATCTGCAGAAACAGCTTGGCAG TTCCAGGGCAGAATT GTTTCCAGTGGGTAACACAGATCCCGCCTCTCAACCGCTCAGCTCCTCCCCCCCACCCGCCACTCTTCCTGTCCTCCAAGTGGCCAGTTCCAACCCTGGGGAGGTGCCTCTGAACCCAGTGGAAGTCACGCCCCCTGTGAGCGGCACACGGAAAGCGCGAGTGCTGTATGATTATGAAGCGGCCGATATCACGGAGCTTGCTCTTTTTGCAGACGAG CTTATCACAGTTTACAGTCTCCCTGGCATGGACCCCGACTGGCTTGTAGGTGAACGGGGAAACAAGAAGGGCAAAGTTCCGGTCACTTACCTGGAGCTCCTCAGCTAA
- the sh3glb2.L gene encoding SH3 domain containing GRB2 like, endophilin B2 L homeolog isoform X7, translating into MDFSVKKLASDAGVFFSRAVQFTQENLGQAEKTELDAHFENLLTRADNTKNWTEKILHQTEVLLQPSPSARVEEFLYEKLDRKAPSRVTTAELLGQYMTEAANDFGPSTPYGQTLIKVGETQKHLGAAERDFIHSSSINFLTPLRNFLEGDWKTIAKERRILQNRRLDLDACKARLKKSKAAEAKAAAEHELRVAQTEFDRQAEVTRLLLEGISSTHVNHLRCLHEFAEAQATYFAQSYQYMLDLQKQLGRFPVGNTDPASQPLSSSPPPATLPVLQVASSNPGEVPLNPVEVTPPVSGTRKARVLYDYEAADITELALFADELITVYSLPGMDPDWLVGERGNKKGKVPVTYLELLS; encoded by the exons TTCACACAAGAGAACCTGGGCCAGGCAGAGAAGACTGAGCTGGACGCACATTTTGAGAACCTCTTGACCAGAGCCGACAACACTAAGAACTGGACTGAGAAGATCCTACATCAGACAGAGGTGCTCCTGCAGCCCAGTCCTA GTGCTCGAGTAGAAGAGTTCTTGTATGAGAAGCTAGACAGGAAGGCACCTTCCCGGGTCACCACTGCAGAACTCTTGGGTCAATACATGACTGAAGCAGCCAATGACTTTGGACCAAGTACACCGTATG GACAAACGCTCATCAAAGTCGGAGAGACccagaaacatttaggggccgcaGAGCGAGACTTCATCCACTCGTCCTCTATCAATTTCCTCACCCCGCTGCGGAATTTCCTGGAGGGAGACTGGAAAACCATTGCT AAGGAGAGAAGAATCCTGCAGAACCGTCGTCTAGATCTGGACGCCTGCAAAGCGCGACTGAAGAAGTCCAAGGCAGCAGAGGCCAAAGCAGCG GCAGAGCATGAGCTGAGAGTGGCCCAAACAGAGTTCGACCGGCAGGCGGAAGTCACCAGGCTGCTCTTGGAAGGCATCAGCAGCACCCAC GTGAACCATCTGCGCTGCCTCCATGAATTTGCAGAGGCCCAGGCCACTTACTTTGCTCAGTCCTACCAGTACATGTTGGATCTGCAGAAACAGCTTGGCAG GTTTCCAGTGGGTAACACAGATCCCGCCTCTCAACCGCTCAGCTCCTCCCCCCCACCCGCCACTCTTCCTGTCCTCCAAGTGGCCAGTTCCAACCCTGGGGAGGTGCCTCTGAACCCAGTGGAAGTCACGCCCCCTGTGAGCGGCACACGGAAAGCGCGAGTGCTGTATGATTATGAAGCGGCCGATATCACGGAGCTTGCTCTTTTTGCAGACGAG CTTATCACAGTTTACAGTCTCCCTGGCATGGACCCCGACTGGCTTGTAGGTGAACGGGGAAACAAGAAGGGCAAAGTTCCGGTCACTTACCTGGAGCTCCTCAGCTAA
- the sh3glb2.L gene encoding SH3 domain containing GRB2 like, endophilin B2 L homeolog isoform X1 has translation MDFSVKKLASDAGVFFSRAVQFTQENLGQAEKTELDAHFENLLTRADNTKNWTEKILHQTEVLLQPSPSARVEEFLYEKLDRKAPSRVTTAELLGQYMTEAANDFGPSTPYGQTLIKVGETQKHLGAAERDFIHSSSINFLTPLRNFLEGDWKTIAKERRILQNRRLDLDACKARLKKSKAAEAKAAALPDFQETRPRNYILSASASALWSDEVDKAEHELRVAQTEFDRQAEVTRLLLEGISSTHVNHLRCLHEFAEAQATYFAQSYQYMLDLQKQLGSSRAELFPVGNTDPASQPLSSSPPPATLPVLQVASSNPGEVPLNPVEVTPPVSGTRKARVLYDYEAADITELALFADELITVYSLPGMDPDWLVGERGNKKGKVPVTYLELLS, from the exons TTCACACAAGAGAACCTGGGCCAGGCAGAGAAGACTGAGCTGGACGCACATTTTGAGAACCTCTTGACCAGAGCCGACAACACTAAGAACTGGACTGAGAAGATCCTACATCAGACAGAGGTGCTCCTGCAGCCCAGTCCTA GTGCTCGAGTAGAAGAGTTCTTGTATGAGAAGCTAGACAGGAAGGCACCTTCCCGGGTCACCACTGCAGAACTCTTGGGTCAATACATGACTGAAGCAGCCAATGACTTTGGACCAAGTACACCGTATG GACAAACGCTCATCAAAGTCGGAGAGACccagaaacatttaggggccgcaGAGCGAGACTTCATCCACTCGTCCTCTATCAATTTCCTCACCCCGCTGCGGAATTTCCTGGAGGGAGACTGGAAAACCATTGCT AAGGAGAGAAGAATCCTGCAGAACCGTCGTCTAGATCTGGACGCCTGCAAAGCGCGACTGAAGAAGTCCAAGGCAGCAGAGGCCAAAGCAGCG GCTTTGCCTGATTTTCAGGAGACCCGACCTCGTAATTACATACTGTCGGCCAGTGCATCAGCG CTTTGGAGTGACGAGGTAGACAAG GCAGAGCATGAGCTGAGAGTGGCCCAAACAGAGTTCGACCGGCAGGCGGAAGTCACCAGGCTGCTCTTGGAAGGCATCAGCAGCACCCAC GTGAACCATCTGCGCTGCCTCCATGAATTTGCAGAGGCCCAGGCCACTTACTTTGCTCAGTCCTACCAGTACATGTTGGATCTGCAGAAACAGCTTGGCAG TTCCAGGGCAGAATT GTTTCCAGTGGGTAACACAGATCCCGCCTCTCAACCGCTCAGCTCCTCCCCCCCACCCGCCACTCTTCCTGTCCTCCAAGTGGCCAGTTCCAACCCTGGGGAGGTGCCTCTGAACCCAGTGGAAGTCACGCCCCCTGTGAGCGGCACACGGAAAGCGCGAGTGCTGTATGATTATGAAGCGGCCGATATCACGGAGCTTGCTCTTTTTGCAGACGAG CTTATCACAGTTTACAGTCTCCCTGGCATGGACCCCGACTGGCTTGTAGGTGAACGGGGAAACAAGAAGGGCAAAGTTCCGGTCACTTACCTGGAGCTCCTCAGCTAA
- the dolk.S gene encoding dolichol kinase S homeolog (The RefSeq protein has 1 substitution compared to this genomic sequence), translating into MVNKLIVAESLVVFGIVLSIHAVVWDRFSWCTLALAVQAFYVQHKWDRLLQSGGAVFQYRSSANSGLLPASMIIPLLGIVMRERCKISGNVYFERFGVVVSATGMALAYFLSIIALGITKPFPKNTCILSGVAGSAILYTMKNSLAVSEVIEVLEVLLIFVYLSMILLYLLPRCFTPGEGLLILGGLSFVLNQLIKRSLSSAGGKGDPIDYLLLVTLVALVLVGIIFSILFVFMDSSSWTSSLFFYMMTAVLALGVFVPWLQYLIRRHPLLWLLEFLVQSHTRLCLLAFWVLLALVACVVVLYQNSKRSPDSKKLQVSTVTRKYFHFLAVATYIPGLIYDRQLLFVASVVCLAVFILLEYVRYFRIKPFGQTLRNLLTLFLDERDSGPLILTHIYLLLGMSLPVWLFPRVCSTSLTGSSTLLPYAGVLAVGVGDTIASVCGSAMGELRWPGTKKTFEGTMMSIFAQIIAAALILIFDSSVNLNSGYVWILGSITLVSLLEAFTTQIDNVILPLYLHILLMV; encoded by the coding sequence ATGGTGAATAAACTGATTGTAGCCGAGTCTCTGGTGGTGTTCGGCATAGTCCTGAGTATTCACGCCGTGGTGTGGGACCGCTTCTCGTGGTGCACGTTGGCCTTAGCTGTCCAGGCTTTTTATGTTCAACACAAATGGGATCGCCTCCTGCAGTCGGGAGGAGCAGTGTTTCAGTACCGATCGTCTGCCAACAGCGGGCTCCTTCCGGCCAGCATGATTATCCCACTTCTGGGTATAGTGATGAGGGAGAGATGTAAAGTCTCCGGAAATGTGTACTTTGAACGGTTTGGAGTGGTGGTATCTGCCACGGGCATGGCGCTGGCCTACTTCCTGTCCATCATTGCCTTGGGCATCACTAAACCTTTTCCTAAAAACACCTGCATCCTGTCTGGAGTTGCTGGAAGCGCCATACTCTACACCATGAAAAATTCCCTGGCCGTTTCTGAAGTCATAGAGGTTCTGGAAGTCCTTCTGATCTTTGTGTACCTCAGCATGATCCTCCTTTACCTGCTGCCACGATGCTTCACCCCTGGGGAGGGGCTGCTCATTTTAGGAGGCCTGAGTTTTGTGCTCAACCAGCTTATCAAGCGTTCCCTCAGTTCTGCGGGGGGCAAGGGAGACCCTATTGATTACTTGCTCCTGGTTACATTGGTTGCTTTGGTCCTGGTGGGAATTATCTTCTCTATTCTCTTTGTGTTTATGGACTCTTCCTCGTGGACCTCCTCCCTGTTTTTCTACATGATGACTGCTGTCTTGGCTCTAGGAGTCTTTGTGCCTTGGCTGCAGTACCTGATACGTAGACACCCACTTTTATGGCTGCTGGAGTTCCTAGTGCAGTCCCACACGCGGCTGTGCTTATTGGCCTTTTGGGTGCTGCTTGCACTCGTTGCCTGTGTTGTGGTTCTGTACCAGAATTCCAAGAGGTCTCCAGACTCCAAGAAGCTTCAGGTTTCCACAGTGACTCGCAAATACTTTCATTTCCTGGCTGTGGCCACCTACATTCCTGGGCTCATATATGACCGGCAGCTACTGTTTGTGGCATCTGTCGTTTGTTTGGCGGTGTTTATACTCCTCGAATACGTACGGTATTTCCGGATCAAACCCTTTGGCCAGACTCTACGGAACCTGCTGACTCTGTTTCTGGATGAACGGGACAGTGGCCCCCTTATTCTAACACACATCTACCTTCTCCTGGGCATGTCGTTGCCCGTGTGGCTTTTTCCCAGGGTCTGTTCCACTTCACTTACAGGCTCATCCACGTTACTCCCATACGCCGGGGTATTGGCTGTGGGTGTAGGTGACACTATCGCTTCTGTTTGTGGCAGTGCTATGGGTGAGCTAAGATGGCCCGGGACAAAGAAGACCTTCGAGGGGACGATGATGTCCATATTTGCTCAGATCATTGCCGCCGCCCTTATTCTAATCTTCGATAGCAGCGTGAACCTTAACAGCGGCTATGTCTGGATTCTGGGGTCCATCACTTTGGTATCTTTGCTGGAAGCGTTCACTACGCAAATAGACAATGTGATCTTACCCCTCTACCTCCATATACTGCTAATGGTATAA